One window of Oligoflexia bacterium genomic DNA carries:
- a CDS encoding ATP-binding protein, whose amino-acid sequence MYHRILRPPKTSFFLFGPRGSGKSTWVKANFKSLTYINLLFEREFTKYLIDPDILISELRDLKPKSWVAIDEIQKVPALLDAVHHLIEEQKLNFCLTGSSARKIKKGAANLLGGRAVTRVMFPLLPEEMDEDFDLEKALKFGTLPIIHAAENKRDVLISYVQTYLKEEIQVEALVRNLPGFARFLSIAGIFHGQALNISNVSREAEIARTTAQGYFEILEDTLLAHRLEAYSSKLRVRERTHPKFYLVDPGLAQTLKRRRGEPSQEELGHLFEGFIFMLLRAYNQKNDIYDEINYWSPAEANFTEIDFLLTRGSKKIAIEVKAKEKWGPNDLKGLTAISELKGVERRILVTLGRRKLRLDSGIEILPFSEFNRLLVENSL is encoded by the coding sequence ATGTATCATAGAATATTGCGCCCACCTAAAACTAGTTTTTTTCTCTTTGGCCCTCGAGGATCAGGTAAATCAACATGGGTAAAAGCAAACTTTAAATCCCTGACATATATTAATCTTCTCTTTGAGCGCGAATTTACTAAATACTTGATTGACCCAGATATTTTAATTTCAGAGTTAAGGGACTTGAAGCCAAAATCATGGGTAGCTATCGATGAGATACAGAAAGTGCCCGCCCTTTTGGATGCGGTTCACCATCTCATTGAAGAACAAAAACTGAATTTTTGTTTGACAGGCTCATCAGCTCGAAAAATTAAAAAAGGTGCAGCAAATCTACTTGGTGGCCGCGCAGTAACGAGAGTCATGTTTCCATTATTACCAGAAGAAATGGATGAAGATTTCGATCTTGAAAAGGCTCTTAAATTCGGCACACTTCCTATTATCCATGCTGCAGAAAATAAACGTGATGTTCTCATCTCTTATGTTCAAACTTATTTAAAAGAAGAAATTCAGGTGGAAGCTTTGGTGCGAAATCTTCCTGGATTTGCAAGATTTCTTTCTATTGCTGGAATTTTTCATGGCCAAGCACTCAACATTTCAAACGTGTCTCGCGAAGCCGAAATAGCCCGCACCACCGCGCAAGGCTATTTTGAAATTTTAGAAGACACACTTTTAGCTCACCGGCTAGAAGCCTATTCTTCAAAACTCAGGGTGCGCGAAAGAACTCATCCGAAATTCTATCTTGTAGACCCTGGTCTTGCCCAAACTCTCAAGAGAAGAAGAGGGGAGCCATCTCAAGAAGAGTTGGGCCATTTATTTGAAGGGTTTATTTTTATGCTTCTCAGGGCTTATAATCAAAAAAATGATATTTATGATGAAATAAATTATTGGAGTCCCGCTGAGGCCAACTTCACCGAAATTGATTTCTTATTAACTCGGGGGTCTAAGAAAATAGCGATTGAAGTGAAGGCTAAAGAAAAATGGGGTCCCAACGACCTAAAAGGTCTTACCGCAATTTCTGAGCTCAAAGGAGTAGAACGGCGAATTTTGGTAACACTCGGACGACGAAAGTTGAGACTTGATTCTGGAATTGAAATTCTACCGTTTAGTGAGTTCAATAGACTGCTTGTCGAAAATAGTCTTTAA
- a CDS encoding DUF4143 domain-containing protein: MYTRLAAPPPKSFFLFGPRGTGKSTWLKGQFPTALWFDLLLPTLQLRLTRDRSLFRQSVEALTHKSWIVVDEVQKLPWLLDEIHSLLFEHGNKFKFALSGSSSRKLKHTGVNLLAGRAINRNFFPLTAKEMNYDFEVEDLLQYGCLPAIRLEKTQSDKIDFLEAYVANYVREEIQQEALVKNLDSFSRFLDVASICNGQVTNTAGISRDAAVARPTVQGYFDILVDTLIGFWLPAWTPKAKIKEVRHPKFYFFDPGVVRGLQGLLRDKPHDQERGYLLETLVLHELRAHMSYANIGGKLTFWRTPLGSEVDFIWSRGTHGVGIEIKASKRWKSEMGKPLKNLVEARFIKKAIVVYLGSEVLKDGPLTIYPYKKFTENLDKGHLLD; encoded by the coding sequence ATGTATACACGCCTAGCAGCCCCTCCTCCGAAGTCATTCTTTCTATTTGGGCCACGAGGGACCGGAAAATCCACATGGCTCAAAGGCCAGTTTCCCACAGCTCTATGGTTTGACCTGCTTCTTCCGACACTACAGTTGCGTTTAACTCGTGATCGTTCTTTGTTCAGGCAGTCAGTAGAAGCTCTTACGCATAAATCTTGGATTGTTGTTGATGAGGTTCAAAAGCTTCCTTGGCTTTTGGATGAGATCCATAGTCTTCTTTTTGAGCACGGAAATAAATTCAAATTTGCTCTGAGCGGATCTAGTAGTCGCAAACTAAAACACACAGGAGTTAATCTTTTAGCAGGCAGAGCCATCAATAGAAATTTTTTTCCTCTAACCGCTAAAGAAATGAATTATGATTTCGAAGTTGAAGATCTTTTGCAGTATGGCTGTTTGCCCGCTATCAGGCTTGAAAAAACTCAAAGTGACAAGATCGACTTCCTCGAGGCTTACGTGGCTAATTATGTGAGGGAAGAAATTCAACAAGAAGCCCTTGTCAAAAATCTTGATTCCTTCTCGCGTTTTCTTGACGTGGCTTCTATTTGTAATGGACAGGTAACCAACACGGCAGGCATTTCGCGAGATGCCGCTGTGGCCCGCCCCACCGTTCAAGGGTATTTTGATATTCTCGTTGATACTCTTATCGGTTTTTGGCTTCCCGCTTGGACGCCGAAGGCCAAAATCAAAGAAGTCAGACACCCTAAATTTTATTTCTTTGATCCGGGAGTGGTTCGAGGACTTCAAGGCCTGCTTAGGGATAAGCCTCACGATCAAGAGCGAGGGTACCTTCTAGAAACTCTCGTGCTCCACGAACTTCGCGCGCATATGAGCTATGCCAATATTGGCGGTAAATTGACTTTTTGGCGGACTCCACTGGGCTCAGAGGTTGATTTCATTTGGAGCCGAGGCACGCACGGCGTTGGAATTGAAATCAAGGCGTCAAAAAGATGGAAATCTGAAATGGGCAAGCCTCTAAAAAATCTTGTCGAAGCCCGTTTTATTAAAAAGGCTATTGTTGTGTACCTCGGCTCAGAAGTTTTGAAAGATGGCCCGTTGACGATATACCCCTACAAAAAATTTACTGAGAACTTGGACAAGGGTCACCTTTTGGATTAA
- a CDS encoding tail fiber domain-containing protein yields MDKDDFSYYVNPSSTSIMNDVRAHIFYDQGNTGYYADLAGITNVNRITAISMAINTADAGGAAVQGVNSGGGSQGLLGYAGWGVYCQSGGCGGWDNWFNNSDRRLKENIEPVKNSLEKVLKLQGVTYDWKDPVKHKLKGNQLGLIAQDVEKIFPEVVEIDRSPTSTFKDGTRTMQYSSLISPIIEAIKEFYAKFTAYINQNDARVEALEKENAKLKARLDKIESQMRTPASK; encoded by the coding sequence ATGGATAAAGATGATTTCAGTTATTATGTAAATCCAAGCAGCACGAGTATCATGAACGATGTTCGCGCTCATATTTTTTATGACCAAGGCAATACAGGTTACTACGCTGACCTAGCTGGCATTACAAATGTAAACCGGATTACCGCAATATCTATGGCAATAAACACAGCCGATGCTGGTGGCGCAGCCGTTCAAGGAGTTAACTCAGGGGGCGGTTCACAAGGATTATTAGGCTATGCGGGTTGGGGAGTATATTGTCAATCCGGCGGTTGTGGTGGGTGGGATAATTGGTTTAATAATTCTGATCGTCGCCTGAAAGAAAACATTGAACCTGTTAAGAATTCACTCGAGAAAGTTCTTAAACTTCAGGGCGTAACCTATGATTGGAAAGACCCTGTAAAACATAAATTAAAAGGTAATCAACTGGGCCTAATTGCTCAAGATGTAGAGAAAATATTTCCTGAAGTTGTTGAGATTGATCGTTCACCTACTTCAACATTTAAAGATGGCACACGCACTATGCAATACAGTTCGCTGATCAGCCCGATCATCGAAGCCATCAAAGAATTCTACGCAAAGTTCACAGCATACATTAATCAAAATGATGCTCGAGTTGAGGCACTTGAAAAAGAAAACGCCAAGCTCAAAGCTCGCCTCGATAAAATCGAAAGCCAAATGCGAACCCCCGCCTCAAAATAA